DNA sequence from the Amycolatopsis sp. Hca4 genome:
CGGCGGCGGCGATCGCCCCGGCCGCGGGACCGGATTCGAGCGGGCGGACGGGGAACGCCTTGGCGTCCTCGACGGTGGTGACCCCGCCGCCGGAGAGCATGATGTGCAGCGGTGCGTCGATCCCCAGCGTGGTCAGGTCGGCCCGCAGCGCGTCGAGGTAGTGCGCCACCAGCGGCTGGACGTAGGCGTTGAGGCACGCCGTGCTCGCCCGCTCGTACTCGCCGATGACCGGGGTGACCGCGCTGGAGAGCGTCACCGGCAGGCCCGGGTGAGCCCGCGCGAGCAGCTCGCGCACCCGGCGTTCGTGCCGGTCGTCGCGGTAGGCGTGCAGCAGCGCGACGGCCACCGCTTCGACGCCGTGCGCCAGCAGGTCCGCCACCTGCGCCAGCACGGCGTCTTCGTCGAGGGGTGTCAGCTCGGTGCCGTCGGCGGTGAGCCGGCCCGGCACGCCGCGGCACAGGTGGCGCGGCACCAGCGGCGGCGCCGGGCGGGCGTGCAGGTCGGTCGGGTCGAAGCGGATCTCGCGGGCCATCTCCAGTGCGTCGCGGAAGCCATCGGTGGTGAGCAGGCCGACGACCGCGCCGGTGCGTTCGAGCAGCGTGTTCGTCACCAGCGTGGTGCCGTGGACGACGCCCGCGACGTCGCCGGGGTCCGTTCCGGTCTCGGCCAGCAGCCGGGTGATGCCCGCGGTGATCGCGTCGTGCGGCGCGTGCGGGGTGGTGGGCAGCTTGCCGGGCCAGGTCAGGCCGCGGGCGGGGTCGTGCAGCAGCAGGTCGGTGAACGTGCCGCCGACGTCGACGCCGATCCGGGCGGTGCGGCTCATCGGCCCGCCTCCGGTGCGCCGTAGCCGCCGCCACCGGCGAACGAGATGACGACCGAAGCGCCGGGGGCCAGCTGCGAGATCGACTTGAGCGGGACGCGGTCGCCGTTGTCCAGCACGACCTTGGCCGTGGCACCCGGCCCGCCGCCGTCGACGCCGAGCGCCGGGTGCCGTTCGCGGTCGCCGAGCAGCACCAGCTGCACCGGGCGGCTGGTCGGGTTGTGCACTTCGATGTCCTGGCCGAGCCCGCCGCGCCGGCGTCCCGCGCCGCCGGATCCTTCGCGCAGCTCCTTGCGGACGAACCGCAGCGGGGACGCGGCTTCCATCGCCTCGACGCTGCCGCTGCCGGAGTTGGTCGGGAACGCCGTCGTCGAGAGGCCGTCCTGGTCCTTCGAGGCGCCCATCCCGGCGTTGGCGAAGAGCATCTGCGCGAACGGGCGGCCGGCGTCGTCGACCCCGGCGAAGCGGACGCGCAGGGCAGGCGCTCCCCCGCTGTCGGCGATGACCCGGTCCGGCAGCACCGGCGCGAGCGCGCGGTAGATCGCGCAGGAGAGCAGGTGCCCGGTCAGGTGCCGCGCGACGACCGGTGCCGGGAACCGCGGGTTGACGATCGTGCCTTCGGGCGCGGTCACGGTGATCGCGCGGTAGGAGCCCCAGTTGGTGCGCGTGGCCGGGTCGAGCAGGATCTTCAGCGGGTACACCGAGTACGCGCGGGTGTAGTTCAGCGTCGAGTTGGTGGCGAACGGGACCTGCGGCGAGGTTCCGGTGTAGTCGATCGCGATCGTGTCGCCGCT
Encoded proteins:
- a CDS encoding hydantoinase B/oxoprolinase family protein, which codes for MSVDPIGLEVRWDRLAAATDEAASTMLRTAFSTIIRESNDYTVVLMDRRGRTMAESRAGIPGFAALMSSLTSLVLQRFPAQEWQDGDVVITNDPWIATGHLPDIAMLAPVFHRGALVGFTGTAAHSPDIGGTPSLAATDLMSEGLLIPPVRLFRAGRVERGVKDLLLANVRLAGELWGDLEAQAAAHAVCRRRAQKFLEDFGEDGFDDFAGQVHAMTEAATRAAIRELPDGVYRAGVDADGVEGHPTHIECTVTVSGDTIAIDYTGTSPQVPFATNSTLNYTRAYSVYPLKILLDPATRTNWGSYRAITVTAPEGTIVNPRFPAPVVARHLTGHLLSCAIYRALAPVLPDRVIADSGGAPALRVRFAGVDDAGRPFAQMLFANAGMGASKDQDGLSTTAFPTNSGSGSVEAMEAASPLRFVRKELREGSGGAGRRRGGLGQDIEVHNPTSRPVQLVLLGDRERHPALGVDGGGPGATAKVVLDNGDRVPLKSISQLAPGASVVISFAGGGGYGAPEAGR